The following nucleotide sequence is from Ferruginibacter lapsinanis.
ACCATTTGAACTAGGTTGTAACAATAGTTGCATATCAACTGATTCTATTGCTAAAAGCAGCAATACCGCTTCAAAAAATGCTGACCTGATGAGTGGGATGATCGATCAATTGATGGGCAGCGGAAATGATGAAGCAACGATTGAAAGTTATTTTATGCTGTTACCAACCGATAAAAAATTAGGAGATAGCTGGACAGACAGCCTAATATCAGGAGATATTAAAAAATACACTACCTATAAATGGGACTCTTTACAAAACAATATAGCGGTGTTAACTATTACAGAAAAGATCATAAATAATATTAAAACAGAAATGATGGGCATGGATATTTCAACCAATATTGTGAATGATGTTGCTGAAGCAAGAAAAGTAGATATCAAAACCGGCGTTATCATAGAAAGAAAATCTACAGTTAAGATGAATGGAAGTGCAGATATCATGGGAATGTCGGTACCTGTTACAGGCACAGTAATTACCTCTATCACCAGCGAGTAAAAATATATTTTTTTAAAAACAGAAAGGGCCGTCTTTTACAGACAGCCCTTTTTTAATACTGTAAACAGTGATTATTTGTACAATATTTTATAATATTCATCGGCCATGCGATTGCTATCAAACTGCACCTGAACATCACTCATACCATTTTTGACTATATGTCTCCAGGTATCTTTGTTATCGTAATACAAAGGCAATATTTGTTTTTCCAATATTTCGTACAATTGATTAAGGTCGTATTCATCTTGTTCTTGTACATGAATATTTTCATAGTCAATTGGCGGAACTACAAAACCATTATTGCCATTATTGATAAACTCACAGATCCATCCATCATTGGTACTGAAGTTTACCGCTCCATTCATAGCAGCTGTCATACCGCTGGTACCACTGGCTTCTCTTGGCACACGTGGATTATTTAACCAAATATCAGCTGCTTGTTTCAAGCGTTTACTCAATGCTAATTCATAGCCAATGCACACCGCAACATTCTTATATTGTTTACTTAAATGTACCAGGTGATTAAAGTCATTGATAGCAGGATAATCTAATGGATAAGGTTTACCAGCCCAGATTATTTGAACCGGATATTTCTTATTGCTCAACAATGCTTCAAAACGTTTGATATCTCTGGTTAACAATTCTGCTCTTTTGTATCCTGCAAACCTACGTGCCCAAACAATAGTAAGCACATCCGGATCTAATACTTTTCCGGTTTGATCAGCAACAATATCCAACGCTCTTTTTTTCAAAAATCTTTTTCTATCATCAAACCAAACATCATTTTCTTCAGCCTTGGCTTTATACATTTGTTTATCTGCCCAATATGTCCAGTTCTGTGCATTGGTAATGGCTTTTATTTCGCAGATGCCTTTGTATTTACCCCACATCTTCCTGCTTACCTCACCATGCAATTGTGATACACCATTTGCCAATTTAGCAAAACGTAATGCTGCCAAAGAATGGTTAAACTGATCATCTTCCATCCCGGTAATTCTGCGAACTTCATCCAATGGCATTCCACAGAAGTAACTCATTTTATCACAAAGAAAAATATCATGTTTTTCATTACCAGCTTCTTCCGGTGTATGTGTAGTAAACACCAGACGTTTTTTAACTTCTTCAACATTACCGAATTTACGATACAAATAAAACGCTGCACTGATAGCATGTGCTTCGTTCAAATGATACAATTCAGGATTGAAATTTAATTCATCCATTAATTTTGCACCACCTACTCCAAGTAAAATAAACTGAGCAACTTTCGTTGATATATTACCATCGTACAAACGATGACAAATAGTTTGCGTTACATAATCATTCTCAGGCAGATCTGTACTTAATAAGAACATCGGAGCACTTTTAAAAGTTTCCGGATTCAAATAATACGCTTTTACCCAGATCGGATGATCATGAACAGTTATCTGAAATTTGATCCCTGTATCTTCTAAAAAATTATATATTTTTTCATTCCATTGTACTTGAAGTGTTTGATCGGGATTACGTGCCTGATCATAGTAACCATATTTCCAGAGTATACCAATACCAACTAAATTTTGTTTTAATTCATAGGCGCTACGCATGTGTGAGCCTGATAAGAAACCTAACCCTCCGCTGTATATTTTTAAAGGTTGATGTACGGCAAACTCCATTGAGAAGTAAGCAACCTTTTTGGAATAGTTTTCATTAACCTGATACGGTACTTTAAAATTTGTGAAATTCATATTCAGTTCGCTTTAATTTGTGGGTGCAATATTAAGATAAAAATTCAGTAAAATAGATGTCTGTGGGAAATTATTGTGTAACTCATACACATATGGGACATACCCCAAAAAAATAGCTGCCCAAAGAATACTATGTTGTTTTGAAGTAATAGTAAATATTACTCCTTTTTTCATATTGGCAGCAAGGCGTAAGGTACGTCTTTTCTGTCCTGTTACAAAAAATCAGGATATGATTGCCGTCATCTCTATTTCTATCAATAGTTTTTCATCGATGAGTTTGGCAACCTCCACCATAGTGGTTACCGGCTTTATCTGTCCGAATACTTCACCATGAGCTTTGGCTATCAATTCCCATTTACTGATATCGGTTACATACATACGTGTACGCACCACATCATTTAATGAACTTCCTGCTTCATGAAGAGCTTTTTCAATTTTACTGAAAATAAACCTCGTCTGAACATAGACATCCCCTTCGCCAATCAATTGATCTCCATCCACAGCGGTAGTGCCGGCCACTTCTATTATATTACCAACCCTTACCGCTCTTGAGTAACCAACTATATTTTCCCAGGCACTGCCAGAAGCTATTTTCACTCTTTCAGTCATATATGCGTAATTTTGTTATTGCAGAATGAATAAAAATAAAGATTTATCTCTTAGCGAAGTACACGAAAGTGTAGACACCACCCAAAAAAAGCAAATAGGCTGGAGACGCATATTAGCGTTTTTCGGTCCGGCGTATCTTGTAAGTGTTGGTTATATGGACCCTGGCAACTGGGCCACCGACCTTGCCGGCGGTAGTAAATTTGGCTATACACTTATATGGGTGTTGCTGATGAGTAACCTGATGGCTTTATTACTACAGGGTTTGTCTGCAAGATTGGGCATTGTTCGAGGCAGAGATCTGGCACAGGCGAATAGAGAAGCATATCCGAGAGTGGTAAATTTCATTTTGTACATATTAGCAGAAATAGCCATTGCTGCATGCGATCTGGCTGAAGTATTAGGGATGGCAATAGGCATACAATTATTAACAGGACTTCCACTGGTATGGGGTGTATCCATTACAGTGCTTGACACCTTTTTATTATTATATCTGCAAAAGATGGGCATGCGTAAAATGGAAGCTTTCATTATAACGCTGGTGGCAATTGTTGCTGTATGTTTTTTAATTGAGATCATTTTGGCAAAGCCTAACTTATCGGAAGTAGCTGTTGGCTTTATTCCTCATTTTCCTGATAATGAAGCCCTGTATATTGCGATAGGTATCATTGGAGCTACAGTAATGCCGCATAATTTATACTTACATTCTGCTTTGGTCCAAACCCGAAAAATTGAACGTACTGATGAAGGAATAAAACAAGCGCTCAAATTCAATCGTATTGATAGCACAATCGCATTAAACCTGGCATTTTTTGTAAACGCTGCAATTTTAGTAGTTGCAGCAACAGTATTTTTTAAAACAGGCAATTCACATGTAGCAGAAATTAAAGAAGCTCACCGCTTATTACCTGGCTTTTTAGGAAATGCTGCTCCGGTACTTTTTGCTGTTGCTTTAATTGCCGCAGGGCAAAGCAGTACGATCACTGGTACGCTGGCAGGACAGATCATTATGGAAGGTTATCTTAGCTTACGTATCAACCCATGGTTACGCAGATTGATCACCAGGTTGCTTGCCATTATCCCGGCACTGATAGTGATCATAATTTATGGAGAAGAAAATATTGATGCTTTATTGGTGCTAAGTCAGGTTGTGCTAAGCCTTCAATTAGGATTTGCCATTATCCCATTGATCCATTTTGTAAGTGACAAACAAAAAATGGGCAATTTCTCTATCAAACTTCCTACAAAAATTGCAGCCTGGTTAATTGCTTCAGTACTTATTTTTTTAAATATAAAGATGTTATTAAATGAAGCTATTCCTGTTTTTGCTTCCCCGGCAATTTTTCCAAAAATAATTTTACTATTATTTGGATTATTATTCACCGGATTGTTGGCATATATAGTAGTTCATCCATTCTTTTCAAAATACAACACTCCGCCATCAATAGAGTTACACCCGGATGTATATGACCTGCAAAACCTTGCCATCCCTGCATTTGATCATGTAGCTATTGCATTGGATTTTTCTGAAAATGATGAAAAATTAATATCATTTGCATTAGGGCAAGGTAATATAAATACAGAATATCATTTGATACATATTGTAGAAAGTGCTTCTGCATCTATGCTTGGAAAAGAGAGTGATGATTATGAAACAAGAAAAGATAAAGAAAGAATTGATCTGTATGTAAGTCAATTACAAACAAAAGGATATAAGGCCGCTGGATCTATCGGTTTTAAAAACAGGGCTAAAGAAATTGTAAGAATTGTAAAAGATATTGATGCAGATATGTTGGTGGTAGGTGCTCATGGGCACACCGGCCTTAAAGATCTTATTTATGGCGAAACAGTAAACACCGTAAGACATGAACTAAAGATCCCTGTACTTGTTGTAAACGTTTAAATCAATACATGAGAAATTTTAATAAATATTTCGGGTTAATGGCCATGATACTGGGAGGATTGATCGGATTTATTCTATTCGTAATACTGATCTTTTATATCCTGAAAGTATTATCTATAACAATGTTCAATATTCCCGGATTTGATAGTTTTTTTAGTATCGTTGTTCTCATTATCCCATACGCTGTTTTCTTTGCAGGATATTATTATCTGCACAAAAAAATTCCGTTATCAACCAGCAAATTTTCAAGAGTACTGGCAAGAACCTTACTTACGCTTGGAAGTTTGATCTGCTTTACTGCAATTGTATTGCTTACACTTAAATTTTTTGGATTAAGAAAGATCTGGTTGAATACATTGAATGATAATTCACACTTTGTATTGGTATCACAGATATTATTTCTTTTCATTACCGCTGCGGTAATTGCCGGTGGCGATGCTAAGGAGAAGGACTGGATGGATAAAGATGCCGCATAAAAAAAGCCGCATATAGCGGCTTCAAAAAAAAATATAATTCTTAGTCAAGATTTGGTTGCGGTGTATACCTCAAATAAGGTTTTACTATATCCAACCCTTTAGGAAATTTCTTAATTGCATCTTCGGTACTAACAGCAGGTACTACAATTACTTTTTCTCCATTAGCCCAATTAGCCGGTGTAGCTACACTGTAGTTAGCTGTTAATTGTAATGAATCTACCACTCTTAATACTTCAACGAAATTTCTTCCGGTAGATGCAGGATAAGTAATGATCAGTTTAACAGTTTTATCCGGGCCAATGATCACTAAAGAACGTACTGTTGCAGTAGCTGAAGCATTAGGATGAATAAAATCATACAAAGTAGATACTTTTCTATCATCATCAGCAATAATCGGAAATTCAACAGAACAGTGTTGTGTTTCATTGATATCACTGATCCAGCCTAAATGTTTATCAACCGGATCAACACTTAATGCCAATACTTTTACATTGCGTTTTGCAAATTCGTCTTTCAAGGCAGCAGTTCTTCCTAATTCAGTAGTACAAACAGGAGTATAATCTGCAGGGTGAGAAAATAAAATTCCCCAAGAATCGCCTAGATATTCATAAAAGTCGATCTCTCCTAAAGAAGTTTTTGCTTTAAAGTTGGGAGCAATATCCCCTAAACGTAAACTCATAGCTATATAATTTTTTAAGTGATTAAATGATTTGAAGTGCAAATATACTGTAGTCTACAAAATAAGTAGACTTTTATTGATATTTTTTTAAAAAATAATAGTAATTTTAAACCATGTTATCGAAAAAGACGAAATACGCATTGAAAGCGCTTGGATACCTGGCTGCTAAATACGGCGAGGGGCCTGTGCTGATCTCTGATATTGCTAAAAAGAAAAAAATTCCGATCAAATTTCTGGAAACCATTTTGTTAGAATTGAAACAGGCAAAGGTTTTGGATAGCAAAAAAGGTAAGGGGGGAGGTTATTACCTGATACAATCTCCTAAAAAAACTTCTTTGGCTACTGCAATCAGATTAGTGGGAGGACCGATTGCTTTGCTTCCTTGTGTAAGCCTTAATTTTTACGAAAAATGTGAGGATTGTGATGAAAAATCCTGTGGCTTGAATAAAGCAATGCAAATTACTAGAGATGCTACATTGAAAATTTTAGAGAAAAAGACTTTGGCAGAGTTGATTGATAGCAATTGATTTTTTTATATATAAAAGATCATTAAGATGAAGATGCCCTCTTCAATTTCACTGTTCCAAATTTATTTTTTACATCATCAATTGCTTTATATAGATCAGATTTACGTTCGGCATCATTAAATAAGTTTGTTTGTACAGCATCGTTCGTCAACTCACTTAATCTTACACCTAACAATCGGATAGGTTTCCCTTTTTTGTATAATTGGTGAAACAACTCCTTAGCCACAGGTATAATTTCATCATCGACACAGGTATACGGCACCGTTGTTTGCCGTGAGGTAGTTTCAAAATCAGGATAACGGATCTTCACTGCTATACAACCAGCCACCTTTCCCTCCTGTCTTAATTCAAAAGCAATTTTTTCAGTTTGCCTTACCAGTTCACTCAATACCAAAGCTATATCTGTAAGATTGTCAAAAAAAGTATTTTCTGTAGAAATAGATTTTGCTTCATGGTATTGTGAAACCTCTCTTGAATGAATACCAAAACTTTTCTGCCATAGATCTCCACCCCATTTGCCTAATCGCTCTTCCAATTCTTCTTTTGTTCTGCTACTTATATCGGCAATGGTCTTAATGCCCATTGCTTTCAGTACTTCATAGGTGTGCCCACCAACTCCAGGAATTTTATTTACTGCCAAAGGTGCTAAAAATTCTTTCTCTTTTCCAAAAGGGACCTGTAAATATCCATTGGGCTTAGCCTCATCGGTAGCGATCTTAGCAACCATCTTATTACTGGCCATACCAAAAGAAATAGGTAGCCGGGTTTCATCAATAATTTGCTGACGCAGATCAATGGTCCATTGTAATGGATTAAAGAACTTATCCATACCTGTTAGGTCAAGATAAAATTCATCAATACTTGCTTTTTCAAACAAGGGAGCCCGGGATGCAATGATCTGTGTGACCCACCTGCTGTATTTGCTGTATTCTCCTCTTGTTCCTTTTATAAACAATCCATGCGGACATAACTGAAAAGCCTTATTACCGGGCATACCACTATGCACACCAAATTTTCTGGCTTCGTAACTGCACGTAGTTACTATCCCTCTTTCTTTTGAGCCTAGTATTACCGGCTTCCCTTTTAACTCGGGATTGAGCAATACTTCCACGGCTACAAAAAAAGAATCGAGATCAAAATGTGCTATGATGCGTTGGGGATCGTTCACACTGCAAAATACTAAATTTTTGAGCAATTTGCAATTGAAAATTGAACGCTGAAAATTTTAAATGCATGTTATTGGTAGATATCTAACAAGCCATCCGGTAGTGTTACAAAAACTTTCCTGTTTTTATGGTCTACTTTTTCTAAGGAGTCTTCGTGAATTGGGATAAGTGCTTCTTTACCATTCAATAAGATCGCACAAAGTATCTGGTGGGGCTGTTCTATCACTTCAATGATCTCTCCGAGGTCTTTTCCATCACTCACTAAATTAAAGCCCACCATAAAGATCGGTGAGGCTTTAGCTGCGAATCTTTTAAAATCATCTTCAAGTAGCCATACTTCTTTGGGAGTAAGTTTACGGGCTACTTCTTTAGTATCAATACCTTCTACTTTAACGTAAATTTCTGTATCATTCTTTATAGATGTTGATTGAATAAAATAGGGCATGAAATTATCTTTTCCTTCTTCGATGAAAAAAGTTTCTAAGCCTTTTAAAGATGTTTTTTGACCAAGACTATGCTGCAAAACTAATTCGCCTTTCAGTCCAAAACTTGCTGCCAGCTTTCCTATCTTAAAATATTCATTCATCCTGCAAAGTTAGTTTTTAGTTTCTAGTTCTTAATTGTCTGAACTATGATTAATATACGCTTAGATAAAAGTTCAATAAAGATAAAATGTACAAGAGTGCGACGCCAATGAAGTTCAATAATAGTACTTCTGTTTAGTACATAAATAAAAAAAGTCCCGTAACAAAACGGGACTCAAAGAATTTAAGAACAAAAGCAATCTTATTCTTCTGTTTTAGGTTCTTCAGTTGCAGGCGCTTCTTCTGTTGCCTGAACAGCTACAGGAGCTTCAGCTACTTTTTTTACTACAGGTCTGTTACGACTCTCCATACGTGCTTTTTTATGAGCACCCTGGCGACGGGCAACATTAGAATCATGTTCTGCTGTCCAGCTGGTAAATTTTTGCATTGCAACCGCTTCATCAAATAAGCCTAAGCTAACACCACGAAGTAAATGTTTCAAGAACAATACACCTTTGAAAGAAAGGATACGACGTACAGTGTCAGTAGGCTGAGCACCTTTGTGTAACCAGTCTAATGCCTTTTGACGATCGATCTGCACAGTTGCAGGAACAGTCAAAGGATTGTAGGTTCCAAGTTTTTGAATGAATTTACCGTCACGAGGCGCTCTGCCGTCCGCAACTACGATGAAGTAGAATGGTCTTTTCTTAGAACCATGTCTTTGTAGTCTCATTTTTACAGCCATAAAAAATAGAAATTTTTTTGGGTTGTTAATTAATAGGGTTTCTAAATCTCCTTAAAAAAGGATAGCGAAGGTACTATTCCGGCCACTAATATCCAAATTTTATAAACAGTTTTGTTTGTCAACACATGCAAAATAAAATGCATGTAATTAATACCGAAGAGATTACCTCACAACATCAAATCTTTGTTGTACGTATTCCCAGTTCAATATTTTCCAGAAATTATCGATATACTCTGCTCTGCGGTTGCGATATTTAAGATAATAGGCATGTTCCCATACATCTAATCCAAACAATGGGAAGCCTCTATTTTCGGCAATATCCATCAATGTATTATCCTGATTGGGGGTAGAGCATATCATCAATTGTTTCTTTTCTGTGTATATGAGCCAGGCCCAACCACTTCCAAACCTACTTTTTGCAGCTTCATTAAAAGCTTTCTGCAAACTTACTAACGAACCAAAATCTCTTTCGATAACACTTAACAAAGCTCCTTTAGGGGCAGTAGTGGTGTTTGACGAAAGCAATTTCCAGAAAAGCTCGTGATTATAATGCCCTCCGGCATTGTTTCGCATTTTGATAGAATATTTGGATATTTTTTGCAACACATCTTCTAATGGCTTTCCTGTATCCACGCTTTCGTCTTTAGCAGCATCATTCAAATTTTTTGCATACGCGGCTGCATGCTTGTTGTAGTGAATGTCCATCGTCTCCGTATCGATCCACGGCTCCAATGCATTGTATGCATACGGTAAAGGTGTTTGCGAAAAACCTGTTTTTATCCCTGAGGTTCCGGTAATAGTTTTTGGAGCGGCACAGGAGGACAAAAATGTACCAAGTCCTTGTGTGGCTATCACTGCAGCTAAACCTGCTTTGGCTGATTTGCTGATAAATTTTCTTCTTGATGAGGGTTCCATATGAAATTGTTTTACGACAGTAAATGTAGTAAACTATTTTTTGGACTTTACAACATTAACAGTTGACCGGGCAAATTTTTGTAATCTTTTATATGATCTGTGATAAAACTCTTTATTGAATAACTGAGAATCATGCATGGCTTTGTATGTAAGGAAAAAACCAACAGGTGTCAATACAATAACGGGCAACCAGGTTCCTACTACCAACGGCACTATCCCATCTCTAGCAAATTTTTCGCCAAACATATTGAGTAAGTGAAAGATGAGGAAAAAAATAATGGCTACCACCATTGGCATACCAAAACCTCCTTTACGAATAATAGACCCCAGCGGAGCGCCGATAAAAAACAATACCAGGCAAGCCAGTGATATGGAGAATTTATGATGCCATTCAATATTACTGATACGTATTTCTTTTTGGTAATTCTCTAATTCCGATCCACTGAATTGTATGACATTTTTTAAATTCTCAACTATTCTAAACGCTTCTTCTTCCACCTGCGTTTTTACTGAATCAGGAAACAATACTGATGTTCTTTTTGCATCTGCTTTGGTCACTGCAATTGCTTTATACTTCCATAAAGAATCGGATGAATTTGTAAAAGGCAACTCTCGGTTGATATTCTTTTTTATGAAATTATCTATACTATCAGCATTCCTCGATAATGATGCTATCAATATATTTATCTTAGGAATACTCATAGCTCTGCTATCATTCTTAAAAGTGCTATCCGGTGTAGTTGCTAATTTCAACGATTCAATATCTATCAATTTTTTATACTCTTTAAATCCTAATGCAATAAATTCTGTAGCCGTATCCATTAAGGACCCACGTTCCTGGTAACGAAATCCATTTTGTAAAGTGAACTCCAGGTATTTTTCATTATCGGATAATTGCATGATCCCTTTTTCGGCAATGATACAATTGTCTTGTAAAGAATTCCCTTGCTCATAAATGATCACTTTACGAATGGTTTTTCCATCGGGATCCTTTTTTGCCACCTTTATTGCATAGCCGGGTATTGCCGTATAGAATGTACCTTCTTTTAAATCTAATGCCGGTTTTTTATATAATATGCCTGAGTATAATGCCTTGAATTTTAAATTGGCATTGGGAATAACATAATTGGCAAAGTAAAAAGTGATAAGACAAAGTAAAACGGCCACCCACATCAAAGGACGCATAAATCTCAGCAAGGAAATACCTGAAGCTTTAATAGCAACCAGCTCAAATTTTTCTCCCAAATTACCAAAGGTCATTATAGAAGAGATCAATATAGCTATCGGCATTACCAATATCAGTAATGAGGCACTTGCATACCACAAAAATTTGCAGACTGTGATAAAATCAAGCCCTTTCCCTACCAGATCATCAATATACTTCCACAAACTCTGCATCATCAAAACAAAATACGCAATGAAGAACGTTGCAGAGAACGGTCCTATAAATGATCGAAGAATAAGCCTGTCTAGTTTTTTTATCATAACATACCATCCATAAACAGTTGTATGGATTTATTTATTACTTTTCAAGATGATTGAAAACACAAAAATAACTCTTTCTGCCAAGGAACTCGAACTGGTTTGTAATACTGACTGGATATTA
It contains:
- the dinB gene encoding DNA polymerase IV codes for the protein MLKNLVFCSVNDPQRIIAHFDLDSFFVAVEVLLNPELKGKPVILGSKERGIVTTCSYEARKFGVHSGMPGNKAFQLCPHGLFIKGTRGEYSKYSRWVTQIIASRAPLFEKASIDEFYLDLTGMDKFFNPLQWTIDLRQQIIDETRLPISFGMASNKMVAKIATDEAKPNGYLQVPFGKEKEFLAPLAVNKIPGVGGHTYEVLKAMGIKTIADISSRTKEELEERLGKWGGDLWQKSFGIHSREVSQYHEAKSISTENTFFDNLTDIALVLSELVRQTEKIAFELRQEGKVAGCIAVKIRYPDFETTSRQTTVPYTCVDDEIIPVAKELFHQLYKKGKPIRLLGVRLSELTNDAVQTNLFNDAERKSDLYKAIDDVKNKFGTVKLKRASSS
- a CDS encoding RidA family protein translates to MTERVKIASGSAWENIVGYSRAVRVGNIIEVAGTTAVDGDQLIGEGDVYVQTRFIFSKIEKALHEAGSSLNDVVRTRMYVTDISKWELIAKAHGEVFGQIKPVTTMVEVAKLIDEKLLIEIEMTAIIS
- the rpsP gene encoding 30S ribosomal protein S16, which encodes MRLQRHGSKKRPFYFIVVADGRAPRDGKFIQKLGTYNPLTVPATVQIDRQKALDWLHKGAQPTDTVRRILSFKGVLFLKHLLRGVSLGLFDEAVAMQKFTSWTAEHDSNVARRQGAHKKARMESRNRPVVKKVAEAPVAVQATEEAPATEEPKTEE
- a CDS encoding RrF2 family transcriptional regulator, yielding MLSKKTKYALKALGYLAAKYGEGPVLISDIAKKKKIPIKFLETILLELKQAKVLDSKKGKGGGYYLIQSPKKTSLATAIRLVGGPIALLPCVSLNFYEKCEDCDEKSCGLNKAMQITRDATLKILEKKTLAELIDSN
- a CDS encoding DUF6263 family protein, whose product is MKKAILIPLAIIVSIGCFAQKQTTKIVLTGNQSLKFTSTIKGNISQEALGQSMDMDIDVVNHKNILVKSVDKEKYKIDFTTTRLKSDISLMGTSKKFDSDNKEDMNGEMKDFGKDINVVKPFELGCNNSCISTDSIAKSSNTASKNADLMSGMIDQLMGSGNDEATIESYFMLLPTDKKLGDSWTDSLISGDIKKYTTYKWDSLQNNIAVLTITEKIINNIKTEMMGMDISTNIVNDVAEARKVDIKTGVIIERKSTVKMNGSADIMGMSVPVTGTVITSITSE
- the glgP gene encoding alpha-glucan family phosphorylase yields the protein MNFTNFKVPYQVNENYSKKVAYFSMEFAVHQPLKIYSGGLGFLSGSHMRSAYELKQNLVGIGILWKYGYYDQARNPDQTLQVQWNEKIYNFLEDTGIKFQITVHDHPIWVKAYYLNPETFKSAPMFLLSTDLPENDYVTQTICHRLYDGNISTKVAQFILLGVGGAKLMDELNFNPELYHLNEAHAISAAFYLYRKFGNVEEVKKRLVFTTHTPEEAGNEKHDIFLCDKMSYFCGMPLDEVRRITGMEDDQFNHSLAALRFAKLANGVSQLHGEVSRKMWGKYKGICEIKAITNAQNWTYWADKQMYKAKAEENDVWFDDRKRFLKKRALDIVADQTGKVLDPDVLTIVWARRFAGYKRAELLTRDIKRFEALLSNKKYPVQIIWAGKPYPLDYPAINDFNHLVHLSKQYKNVAVCIGYELALSKRLKQAADIWLNNPRVPREASGTSGMTAAMNGAVNFSTNDGWICEFINNGNNGFVVPPIDYENIHVQEQDEYDLNQLYEILEKQILPLYYDNKDTWRHIVKNGMSDVQVQFDSNRMADEYYKILYK
- a CDS encoding superoxide dismutase, with translation MEPSSRRKFISKSAKAGLAAVIATQGLGTFLSSCAAPKTITGTSGIKTGFSQTPLPYAYNALEPWIDTETMDIHYNKHAAAYAKNLNDAAKDESVDTGKPLEDVLQKISKYSIKMRNNAGGHYNHELFWKLLSSNTTTAPKGALLSVIERDFGSLVSLQKAFNEAAKSRFGSGWAWLIYTEKKQLMICSTPNQDNTLMDIAENRGFPLFGLDVWEHAYYLKYRNRRAEYIDNFWKILNWEYVQQRFDVVR
- a CDS encoding peroxiredoxin: MSLRLGDIAPNFKAKTSLGEIDFYEYLGDSWGILFSHPADYTPVCTTELGRTAALKDEFAKRNVKVLALSVDPVDKHLGWISDINETQHCSVEFPIIADDDRKVSTLYDFIHPNASATATVRSLVIIGPDKTVKLIITYPASTGRNFVEVLRVVDSLQLTANYSVATPANWANGEKVIVVPAVSTEDAIKKFPKGLDIVKPYLRYTPQPNLD
- the rimM gene encoding ribosome maturation factor RimM (Essential for efficient processing of 16S rRNA), which encodes MNEYFKIGKLAASFGLKGELVLQHSLGQKTSLKGLETFFIEEGKDNFMPYFIQSTSIKNDTEIYVKVEGIDTKEVARKLTPKEVWLLEDDFKRFAAKASPIFMVGFNLVSDGKDLGEIIEVIEQPHQILCAILLNGKEALIPIHEDSLEKVDHKNRKVFVTLPDGLLDIYQ
- a CDS encoding LptF/LptG family permease, producing MIKKLDRLILRSFIGPFSATFFIAYFVLMMQSLWKYIDDLVGKGLDFITVCKFLWYASASLLILVMPIAILISSIMTFGNLGEKFELVAIKASGISLLRFMRPLMWVAVLLCLITFYFANYVIPNANLKFKALYSGILYKKPALDLKEGTFYTAIPGYAIKVAKKDPDGKTIRKVIIYEQGNSLQDNCIIAEKGIMQLSDNEKYLEFTLQNGFRYQERGSLMDTATEFIALGFKEYKKLIDIESLKLATTPDSTFKNDSRAMSIPKINILIASLSRNADSIDNFIKKNINRELPFTNSSDSLWKYKAIAVTKADAKRTSVLFPDSVKTQVEEEAFRIVENLKNVIQFSGSELENYQKEIRISNIEWHHKFSISLACLVLFFIGAPLGSIIRKGGFGMPMVVAIIFFLIFHLLNMFGEKFARDGIVPLVVGTWLPVIVLTPVGFFLTYKAMHDSQLFNKEFYHRSYKRLQKFARSTVNVVKSKK
- a CDS encoding Nramp family divalent metal transporter — its product is MNKNKDLSLSEVHESVDTTQKKQIGWRRILAFFGPAYLVSVGYMDPGNWATDLAGGSKFGYTLIWVLLMSNLMALLLQGLSARLGIVRGRDLAQANREAYPRVVNFILYILAEIAIAACDLAEVLGMAIGIQLLTGLPLVWGVSITVLDTFLLLYLQKMGMRKMEAFIITLVAIVAVCFLIEIILAKPNLSEVAVGFIPHFPDNEALYIAIGIIGATVMPHNLYLHSALVQTRKIERTDEGIKQALKFNRIDSTIALNLAFFVNAAILVVAATVFFKTGNSHVAEIKEAHRLLPGFLGNAAPVLFAVALIAAGQSSTITGTLAGQIIMEGYLSLRINPWLRRLITRLLAIIPALIVIIIYGEENIDALLVLSQVVLSLQLGFAIIPLIHFVSDKQKMGNFSIKLPTKIAAWLIASVLIFLNIKMLLNEAIPVFASPAIFPKIILLLFGLLFTGLLAYIVVHPFFSKYNTPPSIELHPDVYDLQNLAIPAFDHVAIALDFSENDEKLISFALGQGNINTEYHLIHIVESASASMLGKESDDYETRKDKERIDLYVSQLQTKGYKAAGSIGFKNRAKEIVRIVKDIDADMLVVGAHGHTGLKDLIYGETVNTVRHELKIPVLVVNV